From a single Alloactinosynnema sp. L-07 genomic region:
- a CDS encoding polysaccharide deacetylase: protein MSKRRRWEMLALGVALMVTFVILVVIGTQRPGGASNTLVGKPSPQGSSNTDVAPRPWMRKLNAGEKPPQFVVFSFDGAGSHEHWQKMMKLADGVDARFSGFLSGIYLLDDSRRTEYTGPGHKPGKASIGFGGSPTDVTNLIGDLNQAVEQGHEIGTHYNGHFCKGSEPSVGRWDAAQWNSELDQFFKFMDDARAKGLKVDPRTVKGGRTPCLEGQFDIVMPTLAAREMTYDSSQVTDGLAWPTQQSGVWEFAMPTVRVPGANYRKTILMDYNFWFLLNKAKDEPARAPEFAKITLDTYEGLYQAAFNGNRAPMVVGNHFNNWSGGGFMTAVEQFMGSVCTRPDTACATYTEVIDWMKLQDPAVLDSYRKLPNAQIEAPA, encoded by the coding sequence ATGAGCAAGCGCAGACGCTGGGAAATGCTGGCACTCGGCGTCGCGCTGATGGTCACCTTCGTCATCCTCGTCGTGATCGGCACCCAGCGCCCGGGGGGCGCGTCGAACACGCTGGTCGGGAAGCCGTCGCCGCAAGGCTCGTCGAACACCGACGTCGCGCCGCGACCGTGGATGCGCAAGCTCAACGCGGGCGAGAAGCCGCCGCAATTCGTCGTCTTCTCGTTCGACGGGGCCGGTTCCCACGAGCACTGGCAGAAGATGATGAAGCTCGCCGACGGGGTCGACGCGCGTTTCTCCGGGTTCCTTTCCGGAATTTACCTGCTCGACGACAGCCGCCGCACCGAATACACCGGGCCGGGCCACAAACCGGGTAAAGCGTCGATCGGTTTCGGCGGCTCCCCCACCGACGTCACCAACCTCATCGGCGACCTGAACCAGGCCGTCGAGCAGGGCCACGAGATCGGCACCCACTACAACGGCCACTTCTGCAAGGGCTCCGAGCCCAGCGTCGGCCGGTGGGACGCCGCGCAGTGGAACAGCGAGCTCGACCAGTTCTTCAAGTTCATGGACGACGCCCGCGCCAAGGGTCTCAAGGTCGACCCGCGCACCGTCAAGGGCGGCCGGACCCCGTGCCTGGAGGGCCAGTTCGACATCGTCATGCCGACCCTGGCCGCCCGCGAGATGACCTACGACTCCAGCCAGGTCACCGACGGCCTGGCCTGGCCGACCCAGCAGAGCGGCGTCTGGGAGTTCGCGATGCCGACGGTGCGGGTGCCGGGCGCGAACTACCGCAAGACGATCCTGATGGACTACAACTTCTGGTTCCTGCTGAACAAGGCCAAGGACGAGCCCGCCCGCGCGCCCGAGTTCGCCAAGATCACCCTCGACACCTACGAGGGCCTCTACCAGGCCGCCTTCAACGGCAACCGGGCCCCGATGGTCGTGGGCAACCACTTCAACAACTGGTCCGGCGGGGGATTCATGACCGCGGTGGAGCAGTTCATGGGCTCGGTGTGCACCAGGCCGGACACCGCGTGCGCCACCTACACCGAGGTCATCGACTGGATGAAGCTCCAGGACCCGGCCGTGCTCGATTCCTACCGCAAGCTGCCCAACGCGCAGATCGAGGCGCCCGCCTGA
- a CDS encoding DivIVA domain-containing protein, which translates to MAAQHDRFAVARHGYDRTQVREFVARTEADSLRLAAERDEARAAAADLSGRLEQARREIATLSGRLDKIGTAAAAASAPNAQERATRAVEMAKVQATEITTRAQAAADSAWSAAEEASTALRERYTKLLADLDRQHDEIHTKHQTIMTDAQAKVEAMTTAAEAQQKQIDEQTERERQRVEQQFQEDMSGKRAELHREIETARTASSEEARRRVQEATDEADKRIAVATSHVERLTALREQLAGRLRGTYDLLTQSTALLEPLEAEAELTPDTPAALSDRGDTTAPLRRPTPQQRNTSPAQ; encoded by the coding sequence ATGGCTGCACAGCACGATCGCTTCGCCGTGGCGCGGCACGGGTACGACCGCACCCAGGTCCGGGAGTTCGTCGCGCGGACCGAAGCCGACTCGCTGCGCCTGGCCGCCGAACGCGACGAGGCCCGCGCGGCCGCCGCCGACCTGTCCGGCAGGCTGGAGCAGGCCCGGCGCGAGATCGCCACGCTGAGCGGCCGCCTCGACAAGATCGGTACCGCCGCCGCGGCCGCGTCTGCCCCCAACGCCCAGGAACGCGCGACCCGCGCGGTCGAGATGGCGAAGGTCCAGGCCACGGAGATCACCACCCGCGCCCAGGCCGCCGCCGACTCGGCGTGGTCGGCGGCCGAGGAGGCCTCAACGGCCCTGCGCGAGCGGTACACGAAGCTGCTCGCCGATCTCGACCGCCAGCACGACGAGATCCACACCAAGCACCAGACGATCATGACCGACGCCCAGGCCAAGGTCGAGGCCATGACCACCGCCGCCGAGGCGCAGCAGAAGCAGATCGACGAGCAGACCGAACGCGAACGCCAGCGCGTCGAGCAGCAGTTCCAGGAAGACATGTCCGGCAAGCGCGCCGAACTCCACCGCGAGATCGAGACCGCGCGCACCGCCAGCTCCGAGGAAGCCCGCCGCCGGGTCCAGGAGGCGACGGACGAAGCCGACAAGCGCATCGCCGTGGCCACCAGCCACGTCGAGCGATTGACGGCGCTGCGGGAACAGTTGGCCGGGCGCCTGCGCGGGACCTACGACCTGTTGACGCAGAGCACAGCGCTGCTGGAGCCGCTGGAGGCCGAGGCGGAACTGACGCCCGACACTCCCGCGGCACTATCCGACAGGGGTGACACAACGGCGCCGCTGCGGCGCCCGACCCCGCAGCAGCGCAACACCTCGCCCGCGCAGTAA
- a CDS encoding PDR/VanB family oxidoreductase, producing the protein MRAPTDLYGRPHADRLLRALVPVVAGYQRLSKLSARRQPEVAPVDRDLVLEVRGVDRVAEDVVALRLADPQGRPLPRWRSGGHLDVILASGRRRQYSLCGDPLDRMSYRIAVRLVSEAGGSGEMHTVTAGGTLTVRGPRNAFPFVDRGPYLFVAGGIGITPILPMVRMAARRGTDWRLVYTGRSHESMPFLDELAALPTTDRVRVLASESVPEVADLLADAPSGASLYCCGPSPMIDAVRREWTGPLHFERFSPPPVVDGKPFELQLGVDGPVLPVAPDESALEALRRARPGAAYSCRQGFCGTCRVGVLAGAVDHQGAAVPDGSMLVCVSRAADERIVLDV; encoded by the coding sequence ATGCGCGCGCCCACCGATCTCTACGGACGCCCGCACGCCGACCGGCTCCTGCGCGCGCTGGTGCCGGTCGTCGCGGGCTACCAGCGGCTCAGCAAGCTCAGCGCGCGCCGCCAGCCCGAGGTCGCTCCGGTCGACCGGGATCTGGTGCTGGAGGTGCGCGGGGTCGATCGCGTCGCCGAGGATGTCGTGGCGCTGCGGCTGGCCGACCCACAGGGGCGTCCGCTGCCGCGCTGGCGGTCCGGTGGTCACCTCGACGTGATCCTGGCGTCGGGTCGGCGCAGGCAGTACTCGCTGTGCGGGGACCCGCTCGACCGGATGTCGTACCGGATCGCGGTGCGGCTGGTGTCCGAGGCGGGTGGCTCGGGGGAGATGCACACCGTGACCGCGGGCGGCACGCTCACCGTGCGCGGCCCACGCAACGCATTCCCGTTCGTGGACCGCGGCCCGTACCTGTTCGTGGCGGGCGGCATCGGCATCACGCCGATCCTGCCCATGGTGCGGATGGCGGCCCGGCGCGGCACCGACTGGCGGCTTGTCTACACAGGACGGTCGCACGAGTCGATGCCGTTCCTTGACGAGCTGGCCGCGCTGCCGACGACCGACCGGGTGCGCGTGCTGGCCTCGGAATCGGTGCCCGAGGTCGCCGACCTGCTGGCGGACGCGCCGTCCGGGGCGTCGCTGTACTGCTGCGGGCCCAGCCCGATGATCGACGCCGTCCGGCGCGAGTGGACTGGACCGCTGCACTTCGAGCGGTTCTCCCCGCCGCCGGTGGTCGACGGAAAGCCGTTCGAGCTGCAGTTGGGTGTGGACGGTCCGGTGCTGCCGGTCGCGCCCGACGAGTCGGCGCTGGAAGCGCTGCGCCGGGCGCGTCCGGGCGCGGCTTACTCGTGCAGGCAAGGGTTTTGTGGAACGTGTCGGGTCGGCGTGCTCGCCGGTGCGGTCGACCACCAGGGGGCTGCGGTCCCCGACGGCTCGATGCTCGTGTGTGTCTCGCGGGCGGCGGACGAGCGCATCGTCCTGGACGTGTGA
- a CDS encoding MerR family transcriptional regulator: MAEYRIDDLARAAGTSVRNVRVYQDRELLAPPVRRGRTAIYGDAHLSRLRLILNMLDRGYAFAQIKEMLDAWQSGHSLADVLGLEEATGAAWSHEQPAVIPMTDLVRMFGTQLTPSNIAKALELGVLERHGVHFVAPSPKLLETGRELVALGVPLAEALALANEIQGETDRITAMLVGMVRRYILDPKGPDWLPSGDELPRFADVVSRLHPLVMTAMSAAVDRSARRMIPQVMGDRIIALAERIRAQRAR; encoded by the coding sequence GTGGCGGAGTATCGGATCGACGATCTTGCGCGCGCGGCGGGCACCTCCGTGCGCAACGTGCGCGTCTACCAGGACCGGGAGCTGTTGGCGCCGCCCGTGCGCCGCGGCAGGACGGCCATCTACGGCGACGCGCACCTGTCGCGGCTGCGGCTGATCCTCAACATGCTCGACCGCGGCTACGCCTTCGCCCAGATCAAGGAGATGCTCGACGCCTGGCAGTCCGGGCACAGCCTCGCCGACGTGCTCGGGCTGGAGGAGGCGACCGGCGCGGCGTGGTCGCACGAGCAGCCCGCGGTCATCCCGATGACCGACCTGGTGCGCATGTTCGGCACCCAGCTCACCCCGTCCAACATCGCCAAGGCGCTGGAGTTGGGCGTCCTCGAACGGCACGGCGTGCACTTCGTCGCGCCGAGCCCCAAGCTTCTGGAGACCGGTCGTGAGCTGGTCGCCCTCGGCGTGCCGCTGGCCGAGGCGCTGGCCCTGGCCAACGAGATCCAGGGCGAGACCGACCGGATCACGGCGATGCTCGTCGGGATGGTCCGCAGGTACATCCTCGACCCCAAAGGCCCGGATTGGCTACCGAGCGGTGATGAGCTGCCACGCTTCGCTGATGTGGTCAGCCGACTCCACCCACTGGTTATGACGGCGATGTCCGCGGCCGTCGACAGGTCAGCCAGGCGGATGATTCCGCAGGTCATGGGCGATCGGATCATCGCGCTCGCGGAGCGTATCCGGGCCCAACGAGCCCGCTAG
- a CDS encoding ATP-binding protein has translation MKIAFVGKGGSGKTTLAALFLRHLAAERPAPALLALDADINQHLAVALGATDAQAAALPTLGEHLPRIKDYLRGDNPRILSADDMVKTTPPGRGSRLLRIDEDSPLHRDFVRPVDGVPLAVAGAFAADDLGVACYHSKVGAVELMLNHMVDGGDEYAVVDMTAGADAFASGLFTRFDVTFLVCEPTVRSVGVYRQYLGYARDFGVRVAVVGNKVSDGEDLDFLRDEVGDDLLTWVGRSAHVRAAERGEVRPIELLEPENRAALRAMRALVDGVEKDWPTYQRQAVEFHVRNARAWAHRSGRDLTEQVDPEFVPGPVAMSR, from the coding sequence GTGAAGATCGCATTCGTCGGCAAGGGCGGCAGCGGCAAGACCACGCTGGCCGCGCTGTTCCTCCGCCACCTCGCCGCCGAGCGTCCCGCGCCCGCGCTGCTCGCCCTCGACGCCGACATCAACCAGCACCTCGCGGTGGCCCTCGGCGCGACCGACGCGCAAGCCGCCGCCCTGCCGACACTCGGCGAGCACCTGCCGCGGATCAAGGACTACCTGCGCGGGGACAACCCGCGGATCCTCTCCGCCGACGACATGGTCAAGACGACCCCGCCCGGCCGCGGTTCGCGGCTGCTGCGGATCGACGAGGACAGCCCGCTGCACCGGGACTTCGTCCGGCCGGTCGACGGCGTCCCGCTGGCCGTGGCGGGCGCGTTCGCCGCCGACGACCTGGGCGTGGCCTGCTACCACTCCAAGGTCGGCGCGGTCGAGCTGATGCTCAACCACATGGTCGACGGCGGCGACGAGTACGCCGTGGTCGATATGACCGCTGGCGCCGACGCGTTCGCCTCCGGCCTGTTCACCCGCTTCGACGTCACGTTCCTGGTGTGCGAGCCGACCGTGCGCAGCGTCGGGGTCTACCGCCAGTACCTCGGCTACGCGCGCGACTTCGGCGTGCGGGTCGCGGTCGTCGGCAACAAGGTCTCCGACGGCGAGGACCTGGACTTCCTGCGCGACGAGGTCGGCGACGACCTGCTGACCTGGGTCGGCCGCTCCGCGCACGTGCGGGCCGCCGAGCGCGGCGAGGTCCGGCCGATCGAGCTGCTGGAGCCGGAGAACCGCGCCGCCCTGCGCGCGATGCGTGCGCTGGTCGACGGCGTCGAGAAGGACTGGCCGACCTACCAGCGGCAGGCCGTGGAGTTCCACGTCCGCAACGCCCGCGCGTGGGCCCACCGGTCCGGCCGCGACTTGACCGAGCAGGTCGACCCCGAATTCGTCCCGGGACCGGTCGCGATGTCACGATAA
- a CDS encoding metal-dependent hydrolase, which yields MDENLVLHPRNVRFDWSSVPLHWVPGEPLTTHTINTLHLVLPEGERWFVEVFRQALPLITDEVLREDVAGFIGQEAMHAEAHQGAADHLAAQGLDPRPFVAQVEWLFQKLLGDRDLTGVAKHQWLLERLSVIAAIEHFTAVLGQWVLNTSPLDEAGADPVMLDLLRWHGAEEVEHRAVAFDLYTHLDGRYLRRIRTMLVVGPVLGWFFVRSARWLMANDPLKPGPARWRDFLRASRRGLLPRLSQLIPALWRYLPRGYHPRDEGDTDQAVAYLAQSPAAKAAS from the coding sequence ATGGACGAGAACCTGGTTCTGCACCCGCGCAACGTCCGGTTCGACTGGTCGTCGGTCCCGCTGCACTGGGTGCCCGGCGAGCCGCTGACCACGCACACGATCAACACGCTGCACCTGGTGCTGCCCGAGGGCGAGCGCTGGTTCGTCGAGGTGTTCCGCCAGGCGCTGCCGCTGATCACCGACGAGGTGCTGCGCGAGGACGTCGCGGGCTTCATCGGCCAGGAGGCCATGCACGCCGAGGCCCACCAGGGCGCCGCCGACCACCTCGCCGCCCAGGGCCTGGACCCCAGGCCGTTCGTCGCGCAGGTCGAGTGGCTGTTCCAGAAGCTGCTCGGCGACCGCGACCTGACCGGCGTGGCCAAGCACCAGTGGCTGTTGGAGCGGCTGTCGGTGATCGCCGCGATCGAGCACTTCACCGCGGTCCTCGGCCAGTGGGTGCTCAACACGAGCCCGCTGGACGAGGCGGGCGCGGACCCGGTGATGCTGGACCTGCTGCGCTGGCACGGCGCCGAGGAGGTCGAGCACCGCGCGGTCGCCTTCGACCTCTACACCCACCTCGACGGCCGCTACCTCCGCCGTATCCGCACGATGCTGGTGGTCGGCCCGGTGCTGGGCTGGTTCTTCGTCCGCTCCGCGCGCTGGCTCATGGCCAACGACCCGCTCAAGCCGGGCCCGGCCCGCTGGCGGGACTTCCTCCGCGCGTCGCGGCGGGGTCTGCTGCCGCGGCTGAGCCAGCTGATCCCCGCGCTCTGGCGCTACCTGCCGCGCGGCTACCACCCACGCGACGAGGGCGACACCGACCAGGCCGTGGCCTACCTGGCGCAGTCCCCGGCGGCGAAGGCGGCGAGCTGA
- a CDS encoding SDR family oxidoreductase, with the protein MATYLVTGATGLIGRHFVREVLERDDVDRVWLLVREQSRERLDRAARGWPSADRVRTVVGDVSQPGLGIAADQLVELTGVDHVVHLAALYDVTADDETSVTANVDGTRHVIDLAGELGAGCLHHVSSVAVAGDYRGKFTEDMFDAGQRLVTAYHRTKFESERLVRTQTKVPWRVYRPAIVVGHSGTGEMDKIDGPYYFFSALSRLDGVPNVPLVVPDIGDTNIVPVDYVAKAMVHLVNQPGLDGRAFHLVNPTPQSAKEVYNAFAKAAGAPVAAGALPRRLSNPLVGLIKFAENVPGVSIARDAVLDRLGIPPVLLTTLTFEPRFDSTATRAALAGSGLEVPRLGDYADVLWRYWREHLDPFRARREGRRGGLDGRRVVITGASSGIGRATALKIAAGGGVPLLVARREAELEEVRAEIAAAGGHAFVYPCDLTDDESVAKTVSRMLAEQPSVDMLVNNAGRSIRRAVRLSYDRMHDYERAMAINYFGAVRLILALLPHMTERKFGHVVNVSSIGVQGIAPRFSAYVASKAALDYFSRIVATETHGAGITFTTIHMPLVRTAMIRPTKIYDAFPTKSPEQAADMVMDALVNRPKHIGTPSGQLISTAYSLAPGLVDAVAYQGYRIFPDSTAAGGKDGIKVGKGERNLTAAAGALIRLTRGFHW; encoded by the coding sequence ATGGCGACTTACTTGGTGACTGGCGCGACCGGGCTCATCGGCAGGCACTTCGTGCGCGAGGTGCTCGAACGCGACGACGTCGACCGTGTGTGGCTGTTGGTCCGTGAGCAGTCGCGCGAGCGGCTCGACCGGGCCGCGCGCGGCTGGCCGTCGGCCGACCGGGTGCGCACTGTCGTCGGCGATGTCTCCCAGCCGGGCCTGGGCATCGCCGCGGACCAGCTCGTCGAGCTGACCGGCGTCGACCACGTGGTCCACCTCGCCGCCCTCTACGACGTCACCGCCGACGACGAGACCAGCGTGACCGCCAACGTCGACGGCACCCGGCACGTGATCGACCTCGCGGGCGAGCTGGGCGCCGGGTGTCTGCACCACGTGTCGTCGGTCGCGGTCGCTGGCGACTACCGCGGCAAGTTCACCGAGGACATGTTCGACGCGGGCCAGCGGCTCGTGACCGCCTACCACCGCACCAAGTTCGAGTCCGAGCGGCTGGTCCGCACCCAGACCAAGGTGCCGTGGCGGGTCTACCGGCCCGCGATCGTCGTCGGGCACTCCGGCACCGGTGAGATGGACAAGATCGACGGCCCGTACTACTTCTTTTCCGCGCTGTCGCGATTGGACGGCGTGCCGAACGTGCCGCTGGTGGTGCCCGACATCGGCGACACCAACATCGTCCCGGTCGACTACGTCGCCAAGGCCATGGTCCACCTGGTCAACCAGCCTGGGCTCGACGGCCGCGCGTTCCACCTGGTCAATCCGACGCCGCAGTCGGCCAAGGAGGTCTACAACGCCTTCGCCAAGGCCGCGGGCGCCCCGGTGGCGGCGGGCGCGCTGCCGCGCAGGCTGAGCAACCCGCTGGTCGGGTTGATCAAGTTCGCGGAGAACGTGCCAGGGGTGTCGATCGCGCGCGACGCCGTGCTCGACCGGCTGGGCATCCCGCCGGTGCTGCTGACCACGCTCACCTTCGAGCCGCGCTTCGACTCGACCGCCACCCGCGCGGCGCTGGCGGGCAGCGGACTCGAAGTGCCTCGGCTGGGCGACTACGCCGACGTGCTGTGGCGCTACTGGCGCGAGCACCTCGACCCGTTCCGCGCCCGCCGCGAGGGCCGTCGCGGCGGCCTCGACGGACGCCGGGTCGTGATCACCGGCGCGTCGTCGGGCATCGGCCGGGCGACCGCGCTCAAGATCGCCGCGGGCGGTGGCGTGCCGCTGCTGGTGGCCCGGCGCGAGGCCGAACTGGAGGAGGTGCGCGCGGAGATCGCCGCGGCGGGCGGGCACGCGTTCGTGTACCCGTGCGACCTGACCGACGACGAGTCGGTGGCCAAGACGGTGTCGCGGATGCTGGCCGAGCAGCCGAGTGTGGACATGCTGGTCAACAACGCGGGCCGGTCGATCCGGCGGGCGGTGCGGCTGTCGTATGACCGGATGCACGACTACGAGCGCGCGATGGCGATCAACTACTTCGGCGCGGTGCGGCTGATCCTGGCGCTGCTGCCGCACATGACCGAGCGGAAGTTCGGCCATGTCGTCAACGTGTCGTCGATCGGCGTGCAGGGCATCGCGCCGCGGTTCTCGGCGTACGTGGCGTCGAAGGCGGCGCTGGACTACTTCTCCAGGATCGTCGCCACCGAGACCCACGGCGCGGGGATCACGTTCACCACCATCCACATGCCACTGGTGCGCACCGCGATGATCCGCCCGACCAAGATCTACGACGCGTTCCCGACGAAGTCGCCGGAACAGGCCGCCGACATGGTGATGGACGCGTTGGTCAACCGGCCCAAGCACATCGGCACGCCGAGCGGGCAGCTGATCTCCACGGCGTACTCGCTGGCGCCGGGACTCGTTGACGCCGTTGCCTACCAGGGTTACCGGATCTTCCCCGACTCGACCGCCGCGGGCGGCAAGGACGGGATCAAGGTCGGCAAGGGCGAACGCAACCTGACCGCCGCCGCGGGCGCGCTGATCCGCCTCACCAGGGGCTTCCACTGGTGA
- a CDS encoding SDR family oxidoreductase: MASVPLRFPETASRLVVRRRTVRADGVDLAVFEQGDPTDQTILLVHGFPDTHRLWDGVADRLAETYHVVRYDVRGAGESTAPRGRSGYAIDKLAEDLFAVADAVSPDGPLHLVAHDWGSIQAWEPVTDPRAAGRIASFTSISGPSLDHAAFWLRSKLSKPTPANLAKVVRQAVSSWYIYLHHLPVLPALAWRTVIGPNWATLLRRVEGIKPEPGHPAPTMPADAARGVQLYTANMLPRLRKPTERRTDVPVQIIIPTRDKFVSPDLSDGVERWVGRVWRRRLVAGHWAPASHPDAVARMVDEFVDHIDGRPMTRGLQRATGADDFTHSLVVITGAGRGIGQATARAFAARGAEVVVADLDLAAAKETAASIGPAAYPYQVDVADEAAMQAFAEAVTEEHGVPDVVVNNAGIGMAGAFLDTTADEWRRVLDVNLLGVVHGCKVFGALMAEHGEGGAIVNLASAAAYTPHRAMSAYAASKAAVLMLSDCVRAELADHGITVSAICPGIVATDITNTTRFAGTDDVEQQRLRQKATKSYARRGFGPERVAADIVRAVERGTAVVPVTAEAKIARLGARFAPGLMRAAARMDVVR, encoded by the coding sequence ATGGCCAGCGTTCCGCTCCGGTTCCCGGAGACCGCCTCACGTCTGGTGGTCCGCCGCCGGACCGTCCGCGCCGACGGGGTGGACCTCGCGGTGTTCGAACAGGGCGACCCGACCGACCAGACGATCCTGCTGGTCCACGGCTTCCCTGACACCCATCGGCTGTGGGACGGGGTGGCCGACCGGCTGGCCGAGACCTACCACGTCGTGCGCTACGACGTGCGCGGCGCGGGCGAGTCGACCGCCCCGCGCGGGCGTTCCGGCTACGCCATCGACAAGCTCGCCGAGGACCTGTTCGCCGTGGCCGACGCCGTCAGCCCCGACGGCCCGCTGCACTTGGTCGCGCATGACTGGGGCTCGATCCAGGCCTGGGAGCCGGTCACCGACCCCCGCGCCGCCGGTCGGATCGCCTCGTTCACCTCGATCTCCGGGCCCAGCCTCGACCACGCCGCCTTCTGGCTGCGGAGCAAGCTCTCGAAGCCGACGCCCGCCAACCTGGCCAAGGTCGTGCGCCAGGCCGTCAGCTCTTGGTACATCTACCTGCACCACCTGCCCGTGCTGCCCGCCCTGGCGTGGCGCACGGTCATCGGGCCGAACTGGGCGACGCTGCTGCGGCGGGTCGAGGGGATCAAGCCAGAACCCGGCCACCCGGCGCCCACCATGCCCGCCGACGCGGCCCGCGGCGTGCAGCTCTACACCGCCAACATGCTGCCCAGGCTGCGCAAGCCCACCGAGCGGCGGACCGACGTGCCGGTGCAGATCATCATCCCGACCCGCGACAAGTTCGTCTCGCCCGACCTGTCCGACGGCGTCGAGCGCTGGGTCGGCCGGGTATGGCGGCGCAGGCTCGTGGCCGGGCACTGGGCGCCCGCGTCGCACCCCGACGCCGTCGCGCGGATGGTCGACGAGTTCGTCGACCACATCGACGGCAGGCCCATGACCCGTGGCCTGCAACGGGCCACCGGAGCCGATGACTTCACCCACAGCCTCGTCGTCATCACCGGCGCGGGCCGGGGCATCGGACAGGCCACCGCGCGCGCCTTCGCCGCCCGCGGCGCCGAGGTGGTCGTGGCCGACCTCGACCTCGCCGCCGCCAAGGAGACCGCCGCGTCCATCGGCCCCGCCGCGTACCCCTACCAGGTCGACGTCGCCGACGAAGCCGCCATGCAAGCCTTCGCCGAGGCCGTGACCGAAGAACATGGCGTGCCGGACGTGGTCGTGAACAACGCGGGCATCGGGATGGCCGGGGCGTTCCTGGACACCACGGCCGACGAGTGGCGCCGGGTGCTCGACGTCAACCTCCTCGGCGTGGTGCACGGCTGCAAGGTCTTCGGCGCGCTGATGGCCGAGCACGGCGAGGGCGGCGCCATCGTCAACCTGGCCTCGGCCGCCGCCTACACCCCGCACCGCGCCATGTCGGCCTACGCGGCGAGCAAGGCCGCGGTGCTGATGCTTTCCGACTGTGTCCGCGCGGAACTGGCCGACCACGGGATCACTGTCAGCGCGATCTGCCCCGGCATCGTGGCCACCGACATCACCAACACCACCCGGTTCGCGGGCACCGACGACGTCGAGCAGCAGCGGCTGCGGCAGAAGGCCACCAAGTCCTACGCCCGGCGCGGCTTCGGCCCCGAGCGGGTCGCCGCCGACATCGTCCGCGCGGTCGAGCGGGGCACCGCGGTCGTCCCGGTGACGGCGGAGGCCAAGATCGCCCGCCTCGGCGCCCGGTTCGCCCCCGGCCTCATGCGGGCCGCGGCGCGGATGGACGTGGTGCGCTGA
- a CDS encoding alpha/beta fold hydrolase, protein MIEINYERRGAGDPLVLIHGIGHRWQAWTPVLDRLAEHHDVIAIDLPGFGASPMLPPECRYDVPSAVDALMEVFDDLGTPRPHLAGNSLGAMLSLEIAARGGARSVTALAPAGFWTARDRAWAINILRMVRASGRTPLMRSALAARKPLRMIGGSILFGHPSHIGAQDMLGDLESMVAAPGFDAIVAAGADSYVYAAGTPTVPVTVAWGSRDRVLWPRQARRAAELLPAARHVRLPGCGHVPMGDDPAAVARLILETCAEGALEKAA, encoded by the coding sequence ATGATCGAGATCAACTACGAGCGCCGCGGCGCGGGCGACCCCTTGGTGCTGATCCACGGCATCGGCCACCGCTGGCAGGCGTGGACGCCCGTTCTCGACCGCCTCGCCGAGCACCACGACGTGATCGCCATCGACCTCCCGGGCTTCGGCGCGTCCCCGATGCTGCCGCCCGAATGTCGCTACGACGTCCCCAGCGCCGTCGACGCGCTGATGGAGGTCTTCGACGACCTGGGCACGCCGCGGCCGCACCTGGCGGGCAACTCGCTGGGCGCCATGCTGTCGCTGGAGATCGCCGCCCGCGGCGGGGCCCGGTCGGTCACCGCGCTGGCCCCGGCAGGCTTCTGGACCGCCCGCGACCGCGCGTGGGCGATCAACATCCTGCGGATGGTCCGCGCCTCCGGCCGCACCCCGCTGATGCGTTCCGCGCTGGCCGCGCGCAAGCCGCTGCGGATGATCGGCGGAAGCATCCTTTTTGGACACCCGTCGCACATCGGCGCCCAGGACATGCTGGGAGACCTGGAATCCATGGTCGCCGCCCCCGGCTTCGACGCCATCGTCGCGGCGGGCGCCGACAGCTACGTCTACGCGGCGGGCACGCCCACCGTCCCGGTCACCGTGGCGTGGGGCTCCCGCGACCGGGTCCTCTGGCCCCGCCAGGCCCGCCGGGCCGCCGAACTGCTCCCGGCGGCCCGGCACGTGCGGCTGCCCGGCTGCGGCCACGTCCCGATGGGCGACGACCCGGCCGCGGTGGCCAGGCTGATCCTGGAGACCTGCGCCGAAGGTGCGCTGGAAAAGGCCGCCTGA